Proteins co-encoded in one Schaalia radingae genomic window:
- the greA gene encoding transcription elongation factor GreA has translation MADTQWLTRAQYDALKAELTERIEQRRPEIAKLIDAARQEGDLRENGGYHAARNEQSMNETRILALQEMLEHAEVGETPANDGVVEPGMVVTATVAGREQKFLLGSRDAGGDLGIQVFSARAPLGAAVMGHKPGDKLTYEAPNGKTIEVEILECVPYGQEG, from the coding sequence ATGGCGGACACTCAGTGGCTGACACGAGCCCAATATGATGCCCTCAAGGCAGAGCTGACTGAGAGAATCGAGCAGCGTCGCCCGGAGATCGCCAAACTGATCGATGCGGCTCGCCAGGAAGGCGATTTGAGGGAGAACGGCGGCTACCATGCTGCCCGAAATGAGCAGTCCATGAACGAAACGCGTATCCTCGCACTTCAGGAGATGCTCGAGCATGCGGAGGTGGGAGAAACTCCCGCCAACGATGGCGTGGTGGAGCCTGGAATGGTCGTCACTGCAACGGTGGCTGGCCGTGAGCAGAAGTTCCTGCTCGGCTCACGCGATGCCGGCGGCGATCTGGGTATCCAGGTGTTCTCCGCTCGCGCACCGCTGGGTGCAGCGGTGATGGGACATAAGCCTGGCGACAAGCTGACCTATGAGGCGCCCAACGGTAAGACCATCGAGGTTGAAATTCTCGAGTGTGTGCCTTACGGACAAGAAGGATAA
- the trhA gene encoding PAQR family membrane homeostasis protein TrhA translates to MKIASIHPTQWVPEQLISVKPHFRGWLHLVATPLSLAASIVLVCLAPTTATTWASAVYLAASLILFGISALYHRFYWAPKWETLWRRLDHSNIFLLIAGTYTPLAVALLSPHDQVVLLSIVWTGAIAGILINLLWPAAPRWLATLLYVVLGWTAIWYLPALWSGGGPAVVWLVIAGGLLYTLGALVYATKWPNPSPKWFGFHEIFHSFTILAWACQCVAVYIAVLTA, encoded by the coding sequence ATGAAGATTGCATCTATTCACCCCACCCAGTGGGTTCCAGAACAGCTCATTAGCGTCAAGCCGCACTTTCGCGGATGGCTCCATCTGGTCGCCACTCCCCTGTCACTGGCCGCCTCGATCGTTCTCGTGTGCCTGGCACCTACCACAGCGACTACATGGGCCTCGGCTGTCTACCTTGCCGCATCGCTCATCCTGTTCGGCATCTCGGCGCTTTACCACCGTTTCTACTGGGCTCCCAAATGGGAGACGCTATGGCGCAGACTCGACCATTCAAACATTTTCCTGCTGATCGCCGGCACCTACACACCGCTGGCTGTCGCCCTCCTGTCCCCGCATGATCAGGTTGTTCTGCTCTCGATCGTGTGGACAGGTGCCATCGCAGGCATTCTCATTAACCTGTTGTGGCCGGCAGCGCCCCGCTGGCTGGCAACGCTGCTGTACGTTGTGTTGGGCTGGACCGCCATATGGTATCTGCCCGCTCTGTGGTCTGGTGGTGGCCCCGCCGTCGTGTGGCTCGTCATTGCAGGTGGTTTGCTGTATACACTGGGTGCCCTCGTCTATGCGACGAAATGGCCGAATCCCTCGCCCAAGTGGTTTGGTTTCCATGAGATCTTCCACTCGTTCACGATCCTGGCGTGGGCGTGTCAATGCGTCGCCGTGTACATCGCGGTCCTGACTGCTTAA
- a CDS encoding isoprenyl transferase: MAQWNLLYDLYERRVRSEIAHGSIPRHVGVILDGNRRWARSIGTTASHGHRAGAGKIAEFLEWAEEVGVEIVTLWMLSTDNLERDQHEIDELFDIIGQAVRALAAQRRWKIGVVGDLSLLSEDLADELRSAQDATKDMDGLSVNIAVGYGGRHEIADAVRSLLRDAAAQGRTLEEVADSLTDEDITNHLYTKGQPDPDLVIRTSGEQRLSGFMIWQSVHTELYFCEAYWPDFRRVDFLRALRSYAQRERRMGR; the protein is encoded by the coding sequence ATGGCGCAATGGAATTTGCTCTACGACCTGTATGAACGGCGAGTACGCTCTGAAATCGCTCATGGGTCGATTCCCCGTCACGTCGGGGTCATCTTGGATGGAAACCGCCGCTGGGCGCGTTCCATTGGAACCACAGCGTCTCACGGTCACCGCGCCGGTGCCGGGAAAATTGCAGAATTTTTGGAGTGGGCCGAAGAGGTCGGAGTTGAGATCGTCACGCTATGGATGCTCTCTACCGACAATCTGGAGCGCGATCAGCATGAGATCGACGAGCTTTTTGACATTATTGGGCAGGCCGTGCGCGCCTTGGCCGCTCAGCGTCGCTGGAAAATCGGTGTTGTCGGTGATTTGTCACTGCTCAGCGAGGATCTTGCCGACGAGTTGCGCAGCGCCCAGGACGCGACGAAAGATATGGATGGCCTGAGCGTCAACATCGCGGTTGGCTACGGCGGGCGTCATGAGATTGCTGATGCGGTGCGCTCTTTGCTGCGAGATGCGGCTGCTCAGGGGCGCACGCTGGAAGAAGTTGCTGATTCGCTCACTGACGAGGACATCACGAATCATCTGTACACCAAGGGGCAGCCTGATCCGGACCTTGTGATTCGCACCTCGGGTGAGCAGCGGCTGTCCGGCTTTATGATCTGGCAGAGTGTTCACACCGAGTTGTACTTCTGTGAGGCGTACTGGCCTGACTTCCGACGCGTCGATTTTCTGCGCGCGCTACGCTCCTATGCGCAACGTGAACGGCGTATGGGGCGTTGA